In Archangium violaceum, the following are encoded in one genomic region:
- a CDS encoding YdeI/OmpD-associated family protein: MKKPETKKAKKTPLPKKKTPVEETPIISFAKRGEWSVWLASNHTSSRGVWLKLAKKASGVASVTYAEAVEVGLAWGWIDGQRRSHDDTAFLQKFTPRGPRSIWSKINREKALALIAAGEMKPAGLAEVERAKRDGRWDAAYDSPSRASVPEDLAAALAANPRAAEFFATLNATNRYAVLFRLQTVKKAETRARRIALYVEMLARHEKLHP, from the coding sequence GTGAAGAAACCCGAGACGAAGAAGGCGAAGAAGACGCCGTTGCCGAAGAAGAAGACGCCCGTGGAGGAGACGCCAATCATCTCCTTCGCGAAGCGGGGCGAGTGGTCGGTCTGGCTGGCGTCGAACCACACATCATCGCGCGGCGTGTGGCTGAAACTCGCCAAGAAGGCGTCCGGGGTGGCGTCGGTGACCTATGCGGAGGCGGTCGAGGTGGGGCTCGCGTGGGGGTGGATCGACGGCCAGAGGAGGAGCCATGACGACACGGCGTTTCTCCAGAAGTTCACGCCGCGCGGCCCCCGGAGCATCTGGTCCAAGATCAACCGCGAGAAGGCGCTGGCGCTCATCGCGGCGGGCGAGATGAAGCCGGCGGGACTGGCGGAGGTCGAGCGCGCGAAGCGGGACGGACGCTGGGACGCGGCCTATGACTCACCGAGTCGTGCCAGCGTGCCCGAGGACCTGGCGGCCGCCCTCGCCGCGAACCCCCGTGCGGCCGAGTTCTTCGCCACACTGAACGCGACGAACCGCTACGCGGTGCTGTTCCGGCTCCAGACCGTGAAGAAGGCCGAGACCCGGGCCAGACGCATCGCGCTCTACGTCGAGATGCTCGCCCGTCACGAGAAGCTGCATCCCTGA
- a CDS encoding peptide MFS transporter: MAQSTASAPTETRGHPKGLYLLFTTEMWERMSYYGMRALLVLYMVSASDKHGFGWSQSKALEIYGIYTGLVYLTPVVGGFLADRYLGQRLSVVIGGILMMLGQFVLAMPGTVEALFYAGLGLLVVGNGFFKANISTMVGGLYAPGDARRDGAFTIFYMGINLGALLASAVCGTLGEKFGWTWGFGSAGVGMGLGVVIFLAFANRLLGDVGKAPKKVESKTGAPAVSSAALTREEKDRIVVIFVLALFVVFFWAAFEQAGGLMNLYTDAKVDRSVFGWEVPTTWFQAVNPIFILLLGPIFAELWTGLGRRSKDPSIPAKMAMGLLLVSFGFVFMLGASKQSDASGKAALFWVVAAYFFHTAGELCLSPVGLSMVTKLAPVKYASALMGVWFVANAVANYLAGLIGGYAEKMGEFDLFLAITVATAAAGGVLLAIAPMLKRMMHGADEARPAVAQPATGAESKPGIQAA; this comes from the coding sequence ATGGCCCAGAGCACTGCCTCTGCCCCGACCGAGACCCGAGGTCACCCGAAGGGACTCTACCTGCTGTTCACCACCGAGATGTGGGAGCGCATGAGCTATTACGGCATGCGCGCCCTGCTCGTGCTGTACATGGTGAGCGCCTCCGACAAGCACGGCTTCGGCTGGTCCCAGTCCAAGGCGCTGGAGATCTACGGCATCTACACGGGCCTGGTGTACCTGACGCCGGTGGTGGGCGGTTTCCTGGCGGACCGCTACCTGGGGCAGCGGCTGTCGGTGGTCATCGGCGGCATCCTGATGATGCTGGGCCAGTTCGTGCTGGCGATGCCCGGCACGGTGGAGGCGCTCTTCTACGCGGGCCTGGGCCTGCTGGTGGTGGGCAACGGCTTCTTCAAGGCGAACATCTCCACCATGGTGGGCGGGCTGTACGCGCCCGGTGACGCGCGCCGCGACGGTGCCTTCACCATCTTCTACATGGGCATCAACCTGGGAGCGCTGCTGGCCTCGGCGGTGTGCGGCACGCTGGGTGAGAAGTTCGGCTGGACGTGGGGCTTCGGCTCCGCGGGCGTGGGCATGGGGCTCGGCGTGGTCATCTTCCTGGCCTTCGCCAACCGCCTGCTGGGCGACGTGGGCAAGGCGCCCAAGAAGGTGGAGAGCAAGACGGGAGCGCCGGCGGTGTCCTCGGCGGCCCTGACGCGCGAGGAGAAGGACCGCATCGTGGTCATCTTCGTGCTGGCGCTCTTCGTCGTCTTCTTCTGGGCGGCCTTCGAGCAGGCCGGTGGCCTGATGAACCTCTACACGGACGCGAAGGTGGACCGGAGCGTGTTCGGCTGGGAGGTGCCCACCACCTGGTTCCAGGCCGTGAACCCCATCTTCATCCTCCTGCTGGGTCCCATCTTCGCGGAGCTGTGGACGGGGCTGGGGCGGCGGAGCAAGGACCCCTCGATTCCGGCGAAGATGGCGATGGGCCTGCTGCTGGTGTCGTTCGGCTTCGTGTTCATGCTGGGGGCGTCCAAGCAGAGCGATGCGTCGGGCAAGGCGGCGCTGTTCTGGGTGGTGGCGGCCTACTTCTTCCACACGGCGGGCGAGCTGTGCCTGTCGCCGGTGGGCCTCTCGATGGTGACGAAGCTGGCGCCGGTGAAGTACGCCTCGGCGCTGATGGGTGTGTGGTTCGTCGCGAACGCGGTGGCCAACTACCTGGCGGGCCTCATCGGCGGCTACGCGGAGAAGATGGGCGAGTTCGATCTGTTCCTCGCCATCACCGTGGCCACGGCGGCGGCGGGTGGAGTGCTGCTGGCGATCGCGCCGATGCTGAAGCGGATGATGCACGGTGCGGACGAGGCCAGGCCCGCGGTGGCGCAGCCGGCCACGGGGGCGGAGTCGAAGCCGGGCATCCAGGCGGCCTAG
- a CDS encoding POT family MFS transporter, whose amino-acid sequence MDSSPTQASRERYPPQIKYIIGNEACERFSFYGMRNILTIFLVQYLLVRHVPDDATRQIEAKAVFHDFVSLVYLFPLLGGWLADRFLGKYRTVLWLSLLYCVGHLLLAVFDDNRQGFYAGLFLIALGSGGIKPCVSAFVGDQFTEQNKGLVKGVFALFYWIINFGSFFASLFIPLTLNKLGPSVAFGIPGVLMFIATVIFWLGRRHYTNVPPTGRNPHSFVRVVRDALFPQQKVAGAKSWLDHAASAGHPTEAIEGARAVFRVMGIFAMIPVFWALFDQKASTWVLQARTMDLMVGSIELAPSQLQALNPLMVMLLIPLNSFVLFPFLERRGIQITPLRRMGAGMFITSGAYVLVALIQLTLDGGNKISVLWQAAPYLVLTLGEVLVSATGLEFAYSQAPREMKGTLMSLWNITVTIGNQLVSLVARLNFFTGMAATLFFYAGLVFAAAIVFALIASRYQVRDYFMPGTATPVPDRTVPSSNPVGGERKAL is encoded by the coding sequence ATGGACAGCTCTCCGACCCAGGCTTCGCGCGAACGATACCCGCCGCAGATCAAGTACATCATCGGCAACGAAGCCTGTGAGCGCTTCAGCTTCTACGGGATGAGGAACATCCTCACGATCTTCCTCGTCCAGTACCTGCTGGTCCGCCACGTGCCCGACGACGCCACCCGGCAGATCGAGGCCAAGGCCGTCTTCCACGACTTCGTCTCGCTCGTCTACCTGTTCCCCCTGCTCGGCGGATGGCTGGCGGACCGGTTCCTCGGCAAGTACCGCACCGTCCTCTGGCTGTCGTTGCTCTACTGCGTGGGCCACCTGCTGCTGGCCGTCTTTGACGACAACCGCCAGGGCTTCTACGCCGGCCTCTTCCTCATCGCCCTGGGCTCCGGCGGCATCAAGCCGTGCGTCTCCGCCTTCGTGGGCGACCAGTTCACCGAGCAGAACAAGGGCCTGGTCAAGGGCGTCTTCGCGCTCTTCTACTGGATCATCAACTTCGGCTCGTTCTTCGCCTCGCTGTTCATCCCGCTCACCTTGAACAAGCTCGGGCCCTCGGTGGCATTCGGCATCCCGGGCGTGTTGATGTTCATCGCCACCGTCATCTTCTGGCTGGGCCGGCGCCACTACACCAACGTGCCCCCCACCGGCCGCAACCCCCACTCCTTCGTCCGGGTGGTGCGCGATGCCCTCTTCCCCCAGCAGAAGGTTGCTGGCGCGAAGTCCTGGTTGGACCATGCCGCCTCCGCCGGCCACCCCACCGAGGCCATCGAGGGCGCCCGCGCCGTGTTCCGCGTCATGGGCATCTTCGCCATGATTCCGGTCTTCTGGGCCCTCTTCGACCAGAAGGCCTCCACCTGGGTGCTCCAGGCCCGGACCATGGACCTGATGGTGGGCAGCATCGAGCTCGCCCCCTCGCAGCTCCAGGCGCTCAACCCGCTCATGGTCATGCTGCTCATCCCCCTCAACTCCTTCGTCCTCTTCCCCTTCCTCGAGCGGCGCGGCATCCAGATCACCCCCCTGCGCCGCATGGGCGCCGGCATGTTCATCACCTCCGGCGCCTACGTGCTCGTGGCCCTCATCCAGCTCACCCTCGACGGCGGGAACAAGATCTCCGTCCTCTGGCAGGCCGCCCCCTACCTCGTCCTCACCCTGGGCGAGGTGCTCGTTTCCGCCACCGGCCTCGAGTTCGCCTACAGCCAGGCTCCTCGCGAGATGAAGGGCACCCTCATGAGCCTGTGGAACATCACCGTGACCATCGGCAACCAGCTCGTCTCCCTGGTCGCCCGGCTCAACTTCTTCACGGGCATGGCCGCCACCCTCTTCTTCTACGCGGGCCTCGTCTTCGCCGCCGCCATCGTCTTCGCCCTCATCGCCTCGCGCTACCAGGTGCGTGACTACTTCATGCCCGGCACCGCCACCCCCGTCCCCGACCGCACCGTCCCCTCCTCCAACCCCGTGGGCGGCGAGCGCAAGGCGCTGTAG